In Triticum urartu cultivar G1812 unplaced genomic scaffold, Tu2.1 TuUngrouped_contig_6445, whole genome shotgun sequence, the sequence ATGTCTCATGGATGCGTTACCTATAACTTCAGCTGGCGAGCGTGAGGATGCTTCCGTGGGTCAAAGCACACCTCAATCCCACCGGCCAGGTGCTCGTCATCTCGACCGTTGCCGGGATGGCCTACTTCATCGTCGCCGACAAGACCATCCTTGCCGACAAGACCATCCTTTCCATGGCAAGGAATAACTCCTTCGAGGACGCGCCGGACCACCTCAAGAACACCTCCTTCCAGTAATTAGTCCCTTGATTAGCCAGTGCCCACTAAACTGTGTACGCAGGCCTGTACGTGTCTTCTGAAACATAGTAGTATACTGTTCAGCGAGGCGATGGTTTGCAGTGCGAAAAGGTGGTGTAAAGCCCTTTTCTGCGAGCATGCCCTAATTACCTGATGATTTATGATGTACTCCATAATAATGTGGCCATGTTGTCCAACAATAACAACTATAGTTTTGATTTTGTACAACTCTGGTCCAATTGCACTCGCTCATCTTACCTTTAACATGCATCAGTGCATTGCAAAAGACCCCCTACCCCTGCCCTGTTCTGCTCCGAAATACACGTGAGCATCATGCCGCTTCAATCACACGTTAAATCTTCTGCTATGGTTTATTGGATGGGTTGCCAAATAAGTCTCAGTTCTTTTCAAGCTTATGGGAGGCTTATGGCGGAAATTAAGCTCAAGCCCAAAAGAACTCGTTTAGGTGACATTAGCTTATGCCTACCGCGCCCTGTGCCTTGCACGGCGGGCACGCCGTGCCATGGCCTTATTGGACGATAGTGCGTCCCGAACATTGACACACCAACCAGGGGCGGATCCAGCGTGGGGTCGTGTCTGGGCGGTCGCCCCGGGTAAAATTTCTAACCCTAGGGTATCCCTACTGCTTTTTCTAATGGCCGCCATGGGAGGGGGAGAGCTCTCGTATAGATCTGTAGGTTCAATCGAAAGAAGTTACGAGCAGGAAGACAGAAGATAACGATTCGCTTGTAAGTTGTAAGATGGGCCAATGACTAAGGCCCAACTAGACGGGACTATGTGAGCCCATGATTTTCTGTAAAGTTTTGGCATTCCCAATTCTGTCGACAGGAAACCAAATCAGCAAACAATGTATCACGCGATCACCGCTCAAAAAAAAAAGTAttgccgccgcctcgcctccgtGACGCGGCGCCCTATGCTGCCGGTCCACAGCCTCGCCGTGGCACTGCCTAGGTCCTTCCCCGACCGATGGTGCTCGATGGAGAAAGAGGAATCCACTTGTTCGCGGAAGGCGGCAACATCACCGCCCCTTTAAAACTGCAAGCGCCGGGCCAATTGAGACAGCAAACAGCAAGTTCGTTCATTCTCCCCTAATCTTCTACTCTCATTCTTCCCTAATTTTCTGCTCTCATTCTCCTATATATCTTTAATCTCTTGTTACGTTGGCCTAATTTTTCAAAGTTAAATGCTGATTTTTTTAGGGAAATTTAATTACATACCAAATTGGATGCTCTATATATGAGCATAAGAATTAGGCCTTAAATGATTTGTTTGTCGCGTTATATATTTTTCTCCTTGAGAATAAAGCTACATTGCAATATTGGTTGTATTGATCATCTTGCCtggatccatactacctagcccATTAATTTTGTTCATTGTCTTCTCTCATTGCACCGTAGCTTCAAAATTATGTTTTCTCTAAAAGTCCGCCCCGGGTAACTTCAAATCCTGGATCCGCCACTGGCACCAACGGAGAGATTGCACGTCCGCCAACGCGTTTGGACGCCAGACGGACCGCACAGCCTCTGGCGAGGCAGCTACGGCTGGCCTAGCACCGGATCCATGCGTCATTTGGGTGGACGTAATGGATTCTCGATAGATGGAGTCCGAGCACAGTCGTGCACGGGCATCCCCTCAGGCGCAGCGGAACGCAAGCCGGACGGTTATCTCCTCCTCGAGGCCGCGTGCGATAAGGTCGAGGTCGACGGATTTGGAAGTGAAGGACTTGGATCTGCTGCCCGTCATACCGGAGACGAGCTTGGATGGCGGAGGGGAGTGGAGAATAGGTGAGTGAAGTGGCTAGGGTTTGGCCCGGCGAGTGGATAGGGAGGAATTTTTGTGAAGTCGGGTAAGCCGGCGTGGGCCGGGTCTGACGTTGCGGACGTAGGGCGCCCCGTATCCCCCCATATTTGGTCTGGATATGAGGTGCCGGTTAGCCCAGACGTTTGACGACCGTTTGAGGGATCCGTCTGGATAAAAATCATGACCAGACAAAGACCGGATGGTCTGTCCAAACATATGAAACGGGTTTGAGGTGCCGGGTTGTAGATGCTCGTAGGAGCGAAACCGACGGCACCTGCTCTGCTCTGCTCTGTTTCGTTTCTTTTATCTTACACAAAGGACAAACGCCTCGTGTAGCAAAATTATCTATGTATTGTGATCAGATCAGCACTGTGGTGCCTAACTTTAAATGGATCGAGATCTCCCTTTTCTTGCTAGCTTTAGTTTGGTGGGTAAAGAAAGAAAGACGAGGGAGGGAGCAACAAACAAACATCGTCCAATCCTGTGGATTCCCATACCACAGTTTTGGATGCCGCTACCGGAAAGCGTGCTCTGCCCACCAACTCAGTTCTGCACTCCAAGTCCAAACGAGTACCCACGGTTTGCACCCAAAACCGTGCGTGGCCGCCACCTttttgctcgctataaatacccGGATCAACTCCTCGTCCTGGAAGCATCAAGCAACAGTCAGCCAGCCAACCAGCCCATCTCATCTCACTTGATCGCACCCTTTGTACTGAGCCGTTTCTGCACAAGATCACGGCGAGGATGTCGTCGACGGCCACCGTCACCCGCGCCCACCTCGAGAACAAGCTCGCCCTCGCCAGACGCTGCTCCAGAGGTAGTAACCAGGATCCACTTCTTCAGAGTTCAGTTCAGCCAAGTTGTGTACTGATAGTCTGACACTAGCAATGCATTTCTTTTTCTTAAATCTTTTCCAGAGGCGACGCTCGCCGGAGCAAAGGCGGCGGCCATCGCCACGGTCGCGTCTGCGGTCCCAACGGTGAGCTCCTCCGTCCGGGATTTGTTGATTTTCATGCACGTTGGTCTGGTTTTCATGACTGAACTGTTTATCGTGCAGCTGGCGAGCGTGCGGATGCTGCCGTGGGCCAAGGCGAACCTGAACCCCACCGGCCAGGCGCTCATTGTTTGCACCGTCGCCGGGATGGCCTACTTCGTCGCCGCCGACAAGACTCTCCTCTCGCCCGCAACGAAGTCCTTAGCACGCGCTTGTCCGTTGCGCGTATTCTAGAAAAAATGTATGCATCCTTGTCAGTGTCCCAACGCAAGAAACTGCTGCGCCGGAATGTATTATGTATGCACATGCTTTACATCTGTGTACTGAATAAAACTGAGGGCTCGATCCTGGTTTCAGATAAGCCGTGTACGACAGACTTCATATCTCGACGAAGATGGAAACTGAGCTAGCAGTGAGGCTGTGACTTACAGCAGAGAATTCAGGTGGCCCCACATGTTAATCCGAAACTGCAGAGGCTGCCATGGCCGGAGCCAAGGCCGCGGCAATCGCCACCGTCACTACCGTAAGTATCCAGCTAGCCATTCAGCTCTTCGAGGAAATCCCTCCAGAGTTCATAGCATGTCTCATGAATGTACGTGATCCCTATTAACTTCAGCTGGCGAGCGTGAGGATGTTGCCGTGGGCCACCAGGGCGCACCTCAACCCGACCGGGCAGGCCCTCATCATATCCACCGTCGCCGGGATGGCCTACTTCATCGTCGCCGATAAGACCATCCTCTCCATGGCCAGGAAGCACTCCTTCGATGACGCACCTGACCACCTCAAGAACACCTCCTTCCACTAATTAGACTATAATAGATCCATTAGTAGTGTGCAATAAACTGCAAACACTTATCTGATTATGATGTTCAGCCAGCTGAGAAGCGACGACTTATCTGACTAGTAATGCGCATATGCAACACACGTTAATAGTTAGGCAATATATTAATTACACACAGATATTAGGTATGATATTATTTATATATTAATTATGTGATTAGTGCAATATTTGGTATGATATTAATTGCACGTTAAACCAGTGGTGGTGCCAGGATCAAAACCATGTGATGTCAAGCTTCACTAATAAAAAAAAATTAGATCATAAACAGGAATAAAAACATCATACTTTATTACAAACCGTCTATGGCAGTAGTGCTTTGTGGCGATGCATACATTGACATGTATATGCATAATAGCATCAGTACTAATAGACTAGAATACATCAGTTTCAACATAAGTTATGAGACAATGGTACAAGAAATCATCACCTATTCTATTGCGCCAATCAGACTTGATATATTTCATTGTGGAAAATGCTCTCTCAACTGTTGCCGTCACCACCGGCAAGATCAATGCTAGCTTTACCAAAAAGAATACTAGAGGAAAGGTATTGTACTTCTTTGTCTCAACGAGTTTTCTGCAAAGATCACTAACCCCTTTCAAATTGGAGTCTTGAatcatcatgaacattttcaaggAAGTTATCAAGTTGGACACTAAGATCTTCAATCTTGCTTTCACTCCCAAAATCTTCTGGATACAAACGAGCCATTGCTAACACTTTTTCTTTGTCAAAATTAGCAAACGAATCAGAAGGATCCAAAGAAGCCATCTCAAGAAGCAAGGTTGTGCTGCTTTCACTAAAGCGGTCATCAATCTCTACACGTAACATATCAATAACGGTGTACATCAGACTTTGGTAGCAAGTCTTATTTGATATGCCATCAGTCTGAGCCTTCCGCTTTGATTTCGATCCTCGGGGTATATGCATAGCATCCATGTGAAAAAGTTCAATATCTTGTTCAATGCAAAAATCAGTAACCTTTTTAATCATACCTTCCCAATGTTGGTTTCTCATGTCATGTAGCCTTCTTTTGGTTGTGTGAGTATATGACACGGCATTCACAATGTCTTGATCCTTCCTTTGCAAAGCAACACTTAGATAATTAGTAATCCCAAGTATAGCCTTCATCAAGTGCATCATGAAAACAAAGTCAGATGTTTGAATAGCATCCAGAACACCTTTTGCTTTAATCCTATCAAGAGCTTTCCTGGCGTTTTGTGCATTATCATCAACAACTTCAATTACCGAGGGGGACATAACAATCATATTCAAGAGAGAGCCGAAATGAGAGCCCCAACGAGTATCCCCAGCTCGTTTAAGTCCAAGTTCTTGATTCAAACCTCTACCAGTTTCAAGTTCTCCATTCTGCAGTGTCGTCTGGACTCTTTTTGCTTATTTCTCTCTAAGAATATCTCTGTTCTTAAAAGAATTTCCCACTGTGGAGAGAAGAACACTCATCCACTCAAAAAGCCATACCACATCTTCATGGTTTTTTACAACTGCAACTAGTGTTAGCTGAAGTTGATGAGCAAAACAATGAATGCTATGAGCAGACCTAGAATCTCCCGTTACTAAAGTTTTCAAACCATTCAAATGCCCTTGCATATTACTAGCTCCATCATAGCCTTGGCCAATAATTCAAGAAGGGCTAAGGTTATGTTTTTTAAGCACTGCATAAATAGCTTGTTAGAGAGCAAGAGAAGTTGTTTGAGTAACATGAGAAAGGCCAATAACACGCTCCACTGAAAATCCCCAATTGTCAACGTATCTTGTAGCAAGAGCCATTTGTTCCTTGTGAGATACATCACGAGATTCATCAACCAATATAGCAAAGTATTCATCTCCCAGATCTTCTATGATTGCCTTCACAGTTTCTATAGCACAAGCTTTCACAATATCTTTCTAGGTAGTAGAAGAAACTAACTTTAAATTCTGAGGAGCATTCCTCAAAGCAACATCAGCCACATCAGGACAACGTGCAACATACCACTCATAAAAAGTTAGAAAATTCCCCTTCCTCAAAGAAGACTCGCTTTCATCATGACCTCGAAATGGCAAGCTCAAAACAAGAAGCAACCTTGCAATATCTATTGACGCAATTAGCCGAGTTTGGTACTCTATATTGGATTTCTTTGTTTTCTGTCAAAGACAACTCCAATGGATTGCTTCTGGTTCATTAGATCATCCCATCTCTCATGTTCTGATTATGAGTACTTGAAGGACCCCCGACATGAATATCCAATCTCTTTACATTATTCCAACTTTTCCACCCCTTTGTTGAAAATTCATCTCCACCACCACGGCCTAGACTTTCATTCTGAAACATATAGCAACTAAATCTGAGAATGGTTT encodes:
- the LOC125530624 gene encoding early nodulin-93-like, coding for TAEAAMAGAKAAAIATVTTLASVRMLPWATRAHLNPTGQALIISTVAGMAYFIVADKTILSMARKHSFDDAPDHLKNTSFH
- the LOC125530622 gene encoding early nodulin-93-like — encoded protein: MSTVTRAYHDQRLAAGRRCSKEAAMAGSKAAAVAIVAAVVPTLASVRMLPWVKAHLNPTGQVLVISTVAGMAYFIVADKTILADKTILSMARNNSFEDAPDHLKNTSFQ
- the LOC125530623 gene encoding uncharacterized protein LOC125530623, with amino-acid sequence MRHLGGRNGFSIDGVRAQSCTGIPSGAAERKPDGYLLLEAACDKVEVDGFGSEGLGSAARHTGDELGWRRGVENSIKQQSASQPAHLISLDRTLCTEPFLHKITARMSSTATVTRAHLENKLALARRCSREATLAGAKAAAIATVASAVPTLASVRMLPWAKANLNPTGQALIVCTVAGMAYFVAADKTLLSPATK